In Paenibacillus sp. 1781tsa1, one DNA window encodes the following:
- the sigY gene encoding RNA polymerase sigma factor SigY, with translation MTMIKAAELEEVRRAVSGDDSALAALLQRHYTFVYKYLVKVTMDANLAEETVQDTMVRCMENIHRYDGTSAFSSWMITIATRIYIDKTRRRKREQSWLSLIRDQAVRRFRWQLESRNEEWTDVMDAMTRLTPEHRVAVLLKHYYGYGYDEIGEMLGIPSGTVKSRTAYGLRQLRKELE, from the coding sequence ATGACCATGATAAAGGCAGCTGAACTCGAAGAAGTACGCAGAGCAGTATCAGGAGATGATAGCGCACTCGCAGCTTTGTTACAACGTCACTACACGTTTGTGTATAAGTATCTTGTCAAAGTTACAATGGACGCTAATCTTGCGGAAGAGACCGTGCAGGATACAATGGTTCGTTGTATGGAAAATATCCATCGATATGACGGTACGTCTGCCTTTTCATCATGGATGATTACCATTGCGACCCGAATCTACATCGACAAGACAAGACGCAGGAAGAGAGAGCAGAGCTGGCTTAGTCTTATCCGTGATCAGGCTGTACGTCGATTCCGCTGGCAGCTCGAGAGTCGGAATGAAGAATGGACAGATGTCATGGATGCGATGACAAGGCTGACTCCCGAACATCGTGTGGCAGTGCTGCTGAAGCATTATTACGGATATGGATATGACGAGATTGGAGAAATGTTGGGTATTCCCTCCGGAACGGTGAAGTCACGAACAGCCTACGGTCTCCGTCAGTTAAGAAAGGAGCTGGAATAA
- a CDS encoding SAM-dependent methyltransferase — protein sequence MYPVDSLRKLIQDIFEQNSLITATWSQLRRRDNVSYTKVQVKPVTLKNQLHYQFAFHYNNKVLHENLTPAEATERMTLLCEETFRQGLLCTTEADYQILISKKYKVSILTKSASKTAVDLSHNRKKQYVLEEGVPVSFLVELGIMNEEGRVLARKYDKFRQINRFLEMVQDVIPHLPEGRPLTIVDFGCGKSYLTFALYHYLSVQQRRSLKIIGLDLKADVIEHCNDLANRLHYGDLKFLVGDIADYDELNEVDMVVTLHACDTATDAALEKAVRWGASVILSVPCCQHELFDQVEASVMNPLLSHGILKERFSALATDGIRAKLLDLMGYKTQLLEFIDMENTPKNILIRAVRGQAGEVSEMWNEYTAFRDFIHADPYLERACSDLLPDDGKQVIGKSKSNKETVQDSTNCDIC from the coding sequence ATGTACCCCGTGGATTCATTGCGAAAGCTTATACAAGACATCTTTGAACAGAATTCGCTGATTACAGCGACCTGGAGCCAGCTGCGCAGGCGGGACAATGTCTCGTATACCAAAGTGCAAGTCAAGCCGGTGACACTGAAGAATCAGCTGCATTATCAATTTGCATTTCATTATAACAACAAAGTGCTGCACGAGAATTTGACTCCGGCTGAAGCGACAGAGCGCATGACTTTGCTATGCGAAGAGACGTTTCGTCAAGGCCTGCTCTGTACTACCGAGGCAGACTATCAAATTTTGATCAGCAAAAAATATAAAGTATCCATTCTGACCAAATCTGCTTCCAAGACTGCGGTGGATCTGTCGCATAATCGTAAGAAGCAATATGTATTGGAAGAGGGAGTACCCGTATCGTTCCTCGTTGAACTTGGTATTATGAACGAAGAAGGTCGTGTGCTGGCCCGCAAGTATGACAAGTTCAGACAGATCAACCGTTTCCTCGAAATGGTGCAGGATGTCATTCCACATCTGCCGGAAGGACGTCCACTGACCATTGTTGACTTTGGTTGCGGGAAGTCTTATCTGACATTTGCGTTATATCATTATCTGTCTGTACAACAACGTCGTTCTCTCAAGATTATTGGGTTGGACCTGAAGGCAGATGTCATTGAACACTGTAATGATTTGGCTAATCGATTGCATTATGGCGATCTGAAGTTTCTGGTTGGAGACATCGCGGACTACGATGAATTGAACGAAGTGGATATGGTTGTAACACTGCATGCCTGTGATACAGCTACCGATGCTGCTTTGGAGAAAGCGGTTCGATGGGGGGCTTCTGTTATTCTGTCTGTTCCTTGCTGCCAGCATGAACTGTTTGACCAAGTAGAGGCTTCCGTAATGAATCCGTTGTTGTCCCACGGCATCCTCAAGGAGCGTTTCTCCGCACTGGCTACGGATGGAATTCGTGCCAAGTTGCTTGATCTGATGGGATACAAGACACAATTACTTGAATTCATCGACATGGAGAATACGCCTAAAAACATATTGATACGTGCTGTTCGCGGTCAGGCTGGCGAAGTGTCGGAGATGTGGAATGAATATACGGCTTTCCGTGATTTCATTCATGCCGATCCATATTTGGAGCGGGCTTGTTCGGATTTGCTCCCTGATGATGGCAAGCAGGTTATCGGGAAATCAAAATCGAACAAAGAAACCGTTCAAGATTCCACGAATTGCGACATTTGCTGA
- a CDS encoding dehydrogenase, translated as MSHKSIPGSPPVKHTQSGQNLPSARGIRRACSKELYRTAKRLKVYVSPERMKQAEEYYYSKVITNLLWIGENRDNRKKLCEWWNTDVSAEIAALWEVEVEPLKDAFQHAFGGYRL; from the coding sequence ATGTCACACAAGTCAATACCCGGTTCTCCGCCGGTCAAACATACGCAATCCGGTCAAAATCTTCCTTCCGCCAGGGGAATTCGCAGGGCATGCAGCAAGGAATTGTACCGGACAGCCAAGAGGCTAAAGGTATATGTCTCTCCCGAACGGATGAAGCAGGCGGAAGAATATTATTACAGTAAGGTGATTACGAATCTGCTCTGGATTGGGGAGAATCGCGACAACCGCAAGAAATTATGTGAGTGGTGGAATACGGATGTCAGTGCAGAGATTGCCGCGCTGTGGGAAGTAGAGGTTGAACCATTAAAAGATGCGTTTCAGCATGCATTTGGCGGATATCGTCTGTAG
- a CDS encoding thioredoxin family protein, translating into MGKPNLSHKFGKGLPPKDFIESMTKNQSEFQANYDSFTWSNEEDREFFESLNHRDDLRVLILAADWCGDVVRNIPVVFQALEISGIPTEVLIMENHPEVMDEFLTMGGRSVPIVIFADTGGHVLGQWGPRPQHVQEVMIEFKRLNPDREAADYQENLAVARQEIGKRYGEGTESHAAIIRELRELISGY; encoded by the coding sequence ATGGGTAAACCCAACTTGTCTCACAAATTCGGTAAAGGTCTGCCACCGAAGGATTTTATCGAAAGTATGACCAAGAACCAAAGTGAATTCCAGGCCAACTATGATAGCTTTACTTGGTCGAACGAAGAGGATCGTGAGTTCTTTGAAAGCCTGAACCATCGCGACGACCTGCGTGTGTTAATTCTGGCTGCTGACTGGTGCGGGGATGTTGTACGTAATATTCCGGTTGTATTCCAGGCGCTTGAAATCTCAGGAATCCCAACTGAAGTTCTGATTATGGAGAATCATCCCGAAGTGATGGATGAGTTCCTGACGATGGGTGGCCGTTCCGTGCCAATCGTTATTTTTGCAGATACAGGTGGTCATGTGCTTGGTCAGTGGGGACCTCGTCCGCAGCATGTACAGGAAGTCATGATTGAATTCAAACGCCTTAATCCGGATCGTGAAGCAGCAGATTATCAAGAGAATTTGGCTGTAGCGCGTCAAGAGATTGGTAAACGTTATGGGGAAGGAACGGAGTCACATGCGGCCATTATCCGTGAGCTGCGTGAACTGATTTCGGGTTATTAA
- a CDS encoding alpha/beta fold hydrolase — MEKVMCDGTTICYAEQGKGEALILLHGYCGSSSYWDEVVPELARSYRCIVPDLRGHGKTDAPVGSYTIEQMGNDVLQLMDELNVEKAVLLGHSMGGYIALSIAQRHPERLNAFGLIHSTAYPDSEEAKEKRLRAVSTIQTEGIVNFVDGLVPGLFAPEHVESLSKHVTRVKEIGYQTAPQGAVGAALAMRERPDRRDVLSATPLPVLLVAGEKDAVIPPERTFTSDKPHIVQAVIAGAGHMSMYEAPEELIQVIKQFMAGLSK, encoded by the coding sequence ATGGAAAAAGTGATGTGTGATGGAACGACGATTTGTTATGCCGAACAAGGTAAGGGAGAAGCACTCATTTTGCTCCACGGATACTGTGGCAGTTCATCGTATTGGGATGAGGTCGTACCTGAACTGGCACGCAGCTATCGCTGTATCGTACCCGATCTGCGTGGACACGGAAAAACAGATGCACCTGTAGGAAGTTATACCATCGAACAGATGGGCAACGATGTACTACAACTGATGGACGAGTTGAATGTGGAAAAGGCGGTCCTTCTGGGACACTCGATGGGGGGATATATTGCGCTCTCGATCGCACAACGTCACCCGGAGCGTTTGAATGCTTTTGGTCTGATTCATTCCACAGCCTACCCGGACAGTGAAGAAGCCAAAGAGAAACGCCTTCGTGCCGTTTCCACCATTCAAACCGAAGGTATCGTGAATTTTGTAGATGGACTGGTTCCCGGGCTGTTTGCACCCGAACATGTGGAATCGTTATCTAAGCACGTAACACGTGTGAAGGAAATTGGTTACCAGACTGCCCCTCAAGGTGCTGTTGGTGCTGCACTTGCAATGCGTGAACGCCCGGATCGCCGCGATGTGCTGTCCGCCACACCTTTACCTGTATTGCTGGTAGCGGGAGAGAAGGATGCTGTTATCCCGCCAGAACGTACATTTACAAGTGACAAGCCACATATCGTGCAAGCCGTTATTGCGGGTGCGGGTCATATGAGCATGTATGAAGCTCCTGAAGAGTTAATTCAGGTCATTAAGCAATTTATGGCTGGATTATCGAAGTAA
- a CDS encoding DUF1128 domain-containing protein codes for MDLTQATAANMEYMIEAIKTKLRMASGAAMQASSFPLEKYEDLFDLYEMILGKEHLSISEVEAVASELGKLRKS; via the coding sequence ATGGATTTAACACAAGCAACAGCAGCCAATATGGAATATATGATTGAAGCGATCAAAACTAAACTTCGTATGGCAAGCGGTGCCGCCATGCAAGCTTCGTCATTCCCACTTGAGAAATATGAAGATCTGTTTGACCTGTATGAAATGATTTTGGGCAAGGAACATCTCAGTATCTCTGAAGTGGAAGCTGTCGCTTCGGAACTGGGTAAACTTCGTAAATCCTAG
- a CDS encoding DedA family protein, translated as MDFIHNLVSQLFDWIQSLGYFGIMLGLMLEVIPSEIVLAYGGFLVSQGNINFFGAMIFGTVGGVIAQLFIYWIGRYGGRPVLERFGKYILIQKKHIDHSEEWFRKYGAGVIFTARFVPVVRHAISIPAGITKMHVGKFILLTTLAVIPWTALFIYLGMILGDQWKHIDEKAAPYVMPILLVALALMIVYVLIKWMNARKKKGSV; from the coding sequence ATGGACTTTATTCATAACCTTGTCAGCCAGTTGTTCGACTGGATTCAAAGTCTTGGGTACTTTGGAATCATGCTTGGATTAATGTTAGAAGTTATCCCAAGCGAAATTGTGCTGGCGTATGGAGGGTTTCTCGTTTCACAAGGTAATATCAACTTCTTCGGTGCTATGATTTTTGGTACGGTGGGCGGCGTGATTGCCCAGTTATTTATTTACTGGATTGGCCGTTATGGCGGCAGACCTGTACTTGAACGCTTCGGTAAATACATACTCATCCAGAAAAAACACATCGACCATTCCGAGGAGTGGTTTCGCAAGTATGGTGCAGGTGTCATTTTCACGGCGCGTTTTGTTCCGGTGGTAAGGCATGCCATCTCCATCCCGGCTGGTATCACAAAAATGCACGTAGGTAAATTCATTTTGCTTACTACACTCGCTGTTATACCTTGGACTGCATTGTTTATATATTTAGGGATGATTCTTGGAGATCAATGGAAGCATATTGATGAGAAAGCGGCGCCATATGTTATGCCTATTTTGCTTGTCGCTCTCGCCCTTATGATTGTTTATGTACTTATTAAATGGATGAATGCTCGCAAAAAGAAAGGAAGTGTCTAG
- a CDS encoding DUF6483 family protein, with product MFRKDYLLRMMEEMTEAIGKVFTLKQQRKHTEALSELDELMRRQFGLNLSLLNSLPAEDVIEMFRFRGMIEVDNLQQAARLIEEEAYIYQEKAKVEGIEDQERMDAEDEAVIRLMRSLHFYLYALNHGANPKLLDAPERVEGVLGLTKEYELPARTERQLAVYREQQGHYDQAENSWYRLLQLGAEFPVSYRDDVQAFYERLSQLTDEQLDQGGLPRNEVEEGLAELSRQEMNS from the coding sequence ATGTTCAGAAAAGATTATCTGCTCCGCATGATGGAGGAAATGACTGAAGCAATTGGCAAAGTGTTCACGCTCAAACAGCAACGTAAGCACACCGAGGCATTGTCTGAACTGGATGAGCTGATGCGCAGGCAGTTTGGGCTGAACTTATCTCTATTGAACTCGTTGCCAGCGGAGGATGTTATTGAAATGTTCCGTTTTCGCGGAATGATTGAAGTGGACAATCTGCAGCAAGCCGCCAGGCTAATTGAAGAAGAAGCATATATATATCAAGAGAAGGCCAAAGTGGAAGGCATAGAGGATCAGGAAAGAATGGACGCAGAGGATGAGGCTGTCATTCGATTGATGAGATCACTTCATTTCTACCTGTATGCATTGAATCATGGCGCTAATCCTAAGTTATTGGACGCACCGGAACGGGTGGAGGGTGTATTGGGTCTTACCAAAGAATATGAACTTCCTGCCCGGACTGAAAGACAGCTTGCCGTCTATCGTGAGCAACAGGGACATTACGACCAGGCAGAGAACAGTTGGTACAGATTGCTCCAGCTTGGTGCTGAATTCCCGGTAAGCTACCGAGATGATGTACAGGCGTTCTATGAAAGGTTGAGCCAACTCACGGATGAACAATTGGATCAAGGCGGTTTGCCACGCAACGAAGTTGAAGAGGGGTTAGCCGAACTAAGTCGTCAAGAGATGAACTCATAA
- a CDS encoding MBL fold metallo-hydrolase: MLNIRTFTLGPLQTNAYLLQGDDPGKAVIIDPGMNPGPLLKAIQDLEIEAILLTHAHFDHMGGVDEIRKLKGCPVYLHDLESDWLTTPKLNGSLNWPQATPPLSTDPAEYAMDEGQKLNLIGHTFKVFHTPGHSPGSVSLLCDNDLFAGDVLFRMGVGRTDLTGGRERDLIDSIQNKLYTFADEVKVYPGHGPKTTIGYEKQNNPYVSAR; encoded by the coding sequence ATGCTTAACATTCGCACGTTTACACTTGGCCCGCTTCAGACCAATGCGTATCTCTTGCAAGGAGATGATCCGGGCAAAGCGGTCATTATTGATCCGGGCATGAATCCAGGCCCGCTGCTTAAGGCGATTCAAGATTTGGAGATCGAAGCTATTCTCTTGACTCATGCTCATTTTGATCATATGGGCGGCGTAGATGAGATTCGCAAGTTGAAGGGATGTCCCGTTTATCTTCATGACTTGGAGAGTGACTGGCTCACCACCCCCAAATTAAATGGATCTTTGAATTGGCCGCAGGCGACACCACCACTTTCGACAGATCCTGCTGAATATGCTATGGACGAAGGGCAGAAGCTGAATCTGATTGGACATACGTTTAAAGTGTTCCATACACCTGGGCATTCACCAGGCAGTGTAAGTTTGCTTTGTGATAACGATCTCTTTGCCGGTGATGTACTGTTCCGCATGGGTGTGGGCAGAACGGACCTCACGGGAGGACGTGAACGGGATCTGATTGATTCGATCCAGAACAAGCTGTATACCTTTGCTGATGAGGTTAAAGTGTATCCAGGTCATGGACCCAAAACGACCATTGGTTATGAGAAACAGAACAATCCTTACGTGTCTGCAAGATAA
- a CDS encoding O-antigen ligase family protein, with protein MKNRAMDKGVVRYKRGYAANEKMMEQVLEQSHRANDTEYVDNRDLCNGDIRGSRESTYKKDDTYQLNGVIQSEESGGFSRILGREHYSGLGWTVGLGILSIVLLLAGCLGRGLYYSVDLYPVILIAAGSTLIMIVLFLTVFRPKKASERIPMSLVQGQGNMERMVEIIFRLPGMWRVLLPLAMMTCFGLHAWSGSVSRQGSMDEMLRWNLLALFTLLTAILAARTDGARWLACGWQMAGGLLVLSGILAVCGVLPLPFGVMRTADPEISSAGARLGGLLQYPNAYGAIVGMYALERLTAAARVLARPVPAGRLIAAVLPLMPAQAALLLSESRGAWLATGCAAVAAFALQRRGARLPLLLAMAAPLACAAWLYRQLAAAQLAPAPVPGLLALAGAWAAALLGTLLLCRLWHSGAAKAPRAAALTAIVLAGAAAALMAVASTADRLAAGVGTGVSRLQMWRDALQLWTEAAWLGHGGDTWRNMFRAIQSSPYVGGEVHNGLLDLALDTGMIGILLVAGWFLLTLRSILYFAPQLMPSVLVFGLHGAMDFDWSFTLFWMLFIWLGSWASALKTEAVEGKQLGGREEYKPFRSESRSRARTVFFRSLSTQFSRSTISMRTFFHILQRVTARLIRASAVMIILFWLGGTIWLTSRYAVAELQYRQALTEPDGTSAHKVHLMAAFQSNPNRPDIMISLSRSLPGQEATSLLLNSLSHSPMHPQSYIELGRLAAQFGEGQQAAKYFEQAIALNRYDGIGQSVALYWMEQAARREWKAGYRDRARQTAAAGVQMYERYQLLAEEVEAGDVRNDRRFVIEEHAPGYGESLRRLASASSPPFPPELTKRSS; from the coding sequence ATGAAGAATAGGGCAATGGATAAGGGAGTTGTAAGGTATAAACGAGGGTATGCGGCGAATGAGAAAATGATGGAACAGGTGCTTGAACAGTCTCACCGCGCAAATGATACAGAATATGTAGATAACAGGGACTTATGTAATGGGGACATTAGGGGCAGTAGAGAGAGTACATATAAAAAAGATGATACATATCAATTAAATGGAGTTATTCAATCCGAAGAGTCAGGTGGTTTTTCTCGGATCTTGGGACGTGAACATTATTCAGGGTTGGGATGGACTGTTGGGCTGGGCATACTCTCTATTGTCTTGCTGCTCGCAGGATGTCTGGGTCGAGGACTGTACTATTCAGTGGATCTGTACCCTGTTATTCTGATCGCAGCAGGAAGCACCTTGATCATGATCGTTCTATTTCTTACAGTTTTTCGTCCGAAGAAGGCGAGTGAACGAATACCCATGTCATTGGTACAGGGGCAGGGGAACATGGAACGAATGGTTGAGATTATATTTCGATTGCCGGGGATGTGGCGGGTATTGTTGCCGCTAGCGATGATGACATGTTTTGGGCTACACGCTTGGTCAGGTTCGGTGAGTAGACAGGGCAGTATGGATGAGATGCTGCGTTGGAACTTGCTTGCGCTGTTTACGCTGCTCACCGCAATACTGGCTGCGCGCACGGATGGTGCGCGTTGGTTAGCCTGCGGTTGGCAGATGGCAGGCGGCTTGCTTGTGCTAAGCGGCATTCTTGCCGTGTGCGGAGTATTGCCGCTGCCCTTCGGGGTGATGCGGACTGCTGACCCCGAGATCAGCTCCGCCGGAGCACGGCTCGGCGGATTATTGCAGTACCCTAATGCGTACGGTGCCATTGTTGGCATGTACGCATTGGAGCGGCTGACAGCCGCCGCACGAGTCTTGGCCCGGCCTGTGCCGGCCGGGCGACTCATTGCGGCAGTGCTGCCGCTCATGCCCGCGCAAGCCGCGCTCCTGCTGAGCGAGTCGCGCGGCGCTTGGCTGGCGACCGGCTGCGCCGCGGTCGCCGCCTTTGCTTTGCAGCGGCGCGGTGCCCGCCTGCCGCTGCTGCTGGCCATGGCCGCGCCACTAGCGTGCGCGGCCTGGCTGTACCGCCAGCTGGCTGCTGCCCAGCTGGCGCCTGCACCTGTGCCCGGCCTGCTGGCACTGGCCGGGGCATGGGCAGCTGCGCTGCTCGGCACGCTGCTGCTGTGCCGCCTATGGCACAGCGGCGCCGCCAAGGCACCTCGCGCCGCTGCCCTGACGGCCATCGTGCTGGCGGGAGCCGCCGCCGCACTCATGGCCGTGGCCTCCACCGCCGATCGCCTAGCGGCAGGTGTCGGCACGGGGGTATCCCGCCTGCAGATGTGGCGGGATGCCCTCCAGTTGTGGACCGAGGCCGCATGGCTTGGCCACGGGGGAGACACATGGCGCAACATGTTCCGCGCCATTCAATCCTCGCCTTATGTTGGAGGCGAGGTCCACAACGGCTTGCTCGATCTCGCCCTGGACACGGGCATGATCGGCATCCTGCTTGTCGCAGGGTGGTTTCTCCTCACCCTGCGAAGCATCTTATATTTTGCACCGCAGCTCATGCCATCCGTGCTTGTTTTTGGCCTGCATGGGGCGATGGACTTTGACTGGAGCTTCACCTTATTCTGGATGCTTTTTATTTGGCTTGGTTCATGGGCATCCGCATTGAAGACGGAAGCAGTGGAAGGCAAGCAACTGGGTGGAAGAGAGGAATACAAACCTTTCAGATCCGAATCCAGATCCAGAGCCAGAACTGTTTTTTTTCGATCTTTATCAACTCAATTCAGCCGATCAACTATCTCGATGCGTACCTTCTTTCATATACTTCAGCGAGTGACTGCTCGGTTAATAAGGGCATCCGCAGTGATGATCATCCTTTTCTGGCTTGGTGGAACAATATGGCTGACCTCCCGATACGCCGTAGCAGAATTGCAGTACCGTCAGGCGCTGACTGAACCGGATGGCACTTCAGCACACAAGGTGCATCTTATGGCTGCTTTTCAATCGAATCCGAATCGACCCGATATCATGATATCCCTTTCACGATCTCTCCCGGGGCAAGAAGCAACATCACTTCTTTTGAACAGCTTGTCCCATTCTCCGATGCACCCTCAGAGTTACATCGAACTGGGACGATTGGCGGCCCAATTCGGAGAAGGGCAGCAGGCTGCAAAATATTTTGAACAAGCGATCGCATTGAATCGGTATGATGGCATTGGCCAATCCGTCGCTTTGTATTGGATGGAGCAGGCAGCGCGGCGAGAATGGAAGGCAGGATATAGAGATCGAGCCCGACAGACTGCCGCCGCTGGTGTACAGATGTATGAACGGTATCAACTGCTGGCTGAGGAAGTGGAAGCGGGAGACGTTCGTAATGACCGCCGTTTTGTAATTGAAGAACATGCTCCAGGCTATGGAGAGAGCCTGCGCAGGCTTGCTTCCGCTTCTTCTCCTCCATTTCCTCCAGAGTTGACCAAGCGGAGCTCTTGA
- the yyaC gene encoding spore protease YyaC, producing MAAYKREMVRHQGREVRKGVPAENLVLFFKNIVQLHAPDEITFVCIGTDRSTGDALGPLTGSILQENGIGNVIGTLSSPCDADTLEKKLALIPAHHAIIAIDACLGPKNAVGTYYLSNNPLIPAQSVGGNLPPVGQYSLAAVVNANGPRPYSILQMTSLHLVMEMSRTIADAAIEAWKWRQTFHS from the coding sequence TTGGCAGCGTATAAGCGAGAAATGGTTCGCCATCAAGGAAGGGAAGTCCGCAAAGGCGTGCCTGCAGAGAATCTGGTATTATTTTTCAAAAACATCGTTCAACTTCACGCTCCAGATGAAATCACGTTTGTCTGCATCGGTACCGATCGTTCCACCGGGGATGCTCTGGGTCCACTGACCGGAAGTATACTGCAAGAGAATGGAATAGGTAACGTGATAGGCACGCTGTCTTCCCCTTGTGATGCAGATACGCTGGAGAAGAAATTGGCACTTATTCCTGCACACCATGCCATCATAGCGATTGATGCGTGTCTGGGTCCCAAGAATGCCGTAGGTACATACTATCTTTCGAATAACCCACTCATTCCAGCCCAATCGGTTGGAGGCAATCTCCCTCCTGTCGGACAATACAGTCTAGCAGCTGTGGTTAATGCCAATGGACCAAGGCCCTATTCCATTTTGCAGATGACCTCGCTCCACTTGGTCATGGAGATGTCCCGAACGATTGCAGACGCCGCAATTGAAGCATGGAAATGGAGACAAACGTTTCATTCATAA